One Stigmatopora nigra isolate UIUO_SnigA chromosome 1, RoL_Snig_1.1, whole genome shotgun sequence DNA segment encodes these proteins:
- the rimkla gene encoding beta-citrylglutamate synthase B, which translates to MCSRLWFVTDRRISQEYPQVQILRALKERCTEEDVEFRSLLMDQIVLTISEGQLGLQVDQETVTSYPQVVVVRVPTPWVQSDSDITVLRHLEKMGCRLINRPQAILNCVNKFWTFQELAGHGVPLPDTFSYGGHDNFRKMIDEAEPLGYPVVVKNARGHRGKAVFLARDKHHLTDLCHLIRHDTPYLFQEYVKESHGRDVRVVLVGGRVIGSMLRCSTDGRMQSNCSLGGVGMMCPLNEQGKQLATEVSNILGMDVCGIDLLQLNDGSFVVCEANANVGFIAFDQACGMDVAGIVADYALSMLPNRLTRKMSLLSVVSSTSETSSEPEVCPVPTVGSSLPEAVCNMSVGSTSSESDPELAEPSQSPPCQASGPGIPDPAYNFNTLLASEIKLLTE; encoded by the exons ATGTGCTCCCGTCTTTGGTTCGTGACCGACCGACGTATCAGCCAGGAATACCCCCAAGTTCAAATCCTTCGGGCATTGAAGGAGCGCTGCACCGAGGAAGATGTGGAATTCCGATCACTCCTCATGGATCAAATTGTGCTTACCATCAGCGAGGGACAATTGG GCCTTCAAGTGGATCAAGAAACGGTGACATCTTATCCACAGGTGGTGGTGGTTCGGGTACCCACACCTTGGGTACAGTCAGACAGTGACATCACTGTTTTGCGCCACCTGGAGAAGATGGGCTGTCGTCTGATCAATCGTCCTCAGGCTATACTCAACTGTGTCAACAAGTTCTGGACCTTTCAGGAGCTAGCCGGCCATGGCGTGCCTCTTCctgacacattttcatatg GGGGGCATGACAACTTCCGAAAGATGATTGATGAGGCAGAACCACTGGGCTACCCAGTGGTGGTGAAGAATGCACGTGGACATAGAG GAAAGGCTGTGTTCTTGGCGCGAGACAAACACCACCTGACAGACCTGTGCCACTTGATCCGTCATGACACGCCCTACTTGTTTCAGGAGTATGTCAAGGAGTCACATGGGCGTGATGTACGTGTGGTGCTAGTTGGCGGCAGGGTCATCGGTTCCATGCTACGCTGTTCCACTGATGGACGTATGCAAAGTAACTGCTCCCTAG GTGGCGTGGGGATGATGTGCCCTTTGAATGAGCAAGGCAAACAGTTGGCCACAGAGGTATCAAACATCCTTGGTATGGATGTATGCGGCATCGACCTCCTGCAGCTCAACGACGGCTCCTTCGTGGTGTGTGAGGCCAACGCCAATGTGGGCTTCATCGCCTTCGATCAGGCTTGTGGCATGGACGTGGCAGGCATTGTTGCTGACTATGCCCTTTCCATGCTCCCCAACCGCCTCACCCGAAAGATGTCATTGCTATCAGTAGTGTCAAGCACCAGCGAGACCAGCAGCGAGCCTGAAGTGTGTCCGGTTCCCACCGTGGGAAGTTCCTTGCCCGAGGCGGTTTGCAACATGAGCGTGGGTTCCACTTCGAGCGAGAGTGACCCCGAGCTTGCCGAACCCTCCCAGTCACCTCCCTGCCAAGCCTCAGGTCCGGGTATTCCTGACCCAGCTTACAATTTCAACACGTTGCTCGCCAGCGAGATCAAACTATTGACTGAGTGA